Proteins co-encoded in one Stomoxys calcitrans chromosome 5, idStoCalc2.1, whole genome shotgun sequence genomic window:
- the LOC106091043 gene encoding uncharacterized protein LOC106091043, which produces MKCIEAAVIVFLLATFLPTHRALLHDIHEVVDFDSANLREFQYFKNLPSQDPKRAAQANLFLEHFQKKKAVLDYIEHLFLGNSPFTKESEIPFDPHFGRAWRPYFVKKYGWRGERLIDALGRGYSVKYLRKYGAIPKEYGTKYYPN; this is translated from the exons ATGAAGTGCATAGAGGCTGCAGTTATTGTG TTTTTGTTGGCTACGTTTCTTCCAACTCATCGAGCCCTACTCCATGACATTCATGAAGTTGTGGATTTTGACTCAGCCAACTTAAGAGAATTTCAGTACTTCAAAAATTTGCCATCACAGGATCCCAAAAGAGCTGCCCAGGCTAATCTGTTTTTggaacattttcaaaaaaagaaagcTGTCCTGGACTACATAgaacatttatttttgg GTAATTCCCCATTTACCAAAGAAAGTGAAATACCATTTGATCCTCATTTCGGTCGTGCTTGGCGTCCTTACTTCGTTAAAAAGTATGGTTGGCGTGGAGAGCGTCTCATTGATGCATTGGGTAGAGGCTATTCCGTAAAATATTTGCGAAAATATGGTGCCATACCCAAGGAATATGGAACGAAGTATTatcctaattaa
- the LOC106091052 gene encoding charged multivesicular body protein 4b has protein sequence MSFFGKMFGGKKEQAPTTGEAIQKLRETENMLVKKQEFLESKIEEELNTARKNASKNKRVALQALKKKKRLEKQLQQIDGTLSTIEMQREALESANTNTAVLTTMKNAADALKAAHQNMDVDKVHDMMDDIAEQQDVAREISDAISNPVAFGADIDDEDLERELDELEQENFDREIIGVPEPATTFPEIPDEDVAEKAKEKKKAPVSTTTATTAAEAEDDDPVMKQLLAWAN, from the exons ATGAGTTTCTTTGGCAAAATGTTTGGCGGCAAAAAGGAGCAGGCTCCCACCACAGGCGAGGCTATACAGAAATTGCGTGAGACAGAAAATATGCTGGTCAAAAAGCAGGAATTTCTAGAATcaaaaattgaagaggaattgAATACAGCTAGAAAAAATGCATCTAAAAACAAAAGAG TGGCCTTACAAgctttaaagaaaaagaaacgtTTGGAGAAGCAATTGCAACAAATCGATGGCACGCTGTCAACCATTGAAATGCAACGTGAGGCATTGGAAAGTGCCAACACGAATACTGCCGTCTTGACAACTATGAAAAATGCTGCCGATGCTCTCAAGGCGGCCCATCAAAATAT GGATGTTGATAAGGTCCATGATATGATGGATGATATTGCCGAACAACAAGATGTGGCTCGTGAAATTTCCGATGCTATCTCAAATCCAGTTGCCTTCGGTGCTGACATCGATGACGAAGACTTGGAACGTGAATTAGACGAATTAGAACAAGAGAACTTCGATAGAGAAATCATTGGTGTGCCCGAACCCGCTACCACATTTCCCGAAATTCCGGACGAAGATGTTGCCGAAAAagccaaagaaaagaaaaaagctCCTGTTTCAACTACCACAGCCACCACAGCCGCAGAGGCAGAAGATG ATGATCCTGTTATGAAACAATTATTGGCATGGGCTAACTAA